The Amycolatopsis sp. QT-25 genomic sequence CCTCGGGACCGGCGGCGGGCCGCATCCGGTGGGCGGCATCGCGGACCGCGCGGACGATGTTCTGATAGCCCGTGCACCGGCAGAGATTGCCTTCGAGACCTTCCCGGACGGCCTGCTCGTCCGGATCGGGATCGTCGGCGAGCAGGTCGATCGACTGCATGATCATGCCGGGAGTGCAGAACCCGCACTGGAGCGCGTGATTCTCGTGGAAGGCCTGCTGCACGGGATGCAATTCGCCGTCGCGGGCGAGTCCTTCGATCGTGGTCACCTCGCAGCCGTCGGCCTGGACCGCGA encodes the following:
- a CDS encoding (2Fe-2S)-binding protein yields the protein MRITVTVDGTPCTDDVEPRTLLVHHLRERIGKVGTVVGCDTSNCGACTVHLDGHSVKSCSVLAVQADGCEVTTIEGLARDGELHPVQQAFHENHALQCGFCTPGMIMQSIDLLADDPDPDEQAVREGLEGNLCRCTGYQNIVRAVRDAAHRMRPAAGPEAGRLASDTASRVGAGGE